In Candidatus Dadabacteria bacterium, the DNA window GACTTGCGCGCTATCCTTCTTACCCGTTATACCGAACTTCAAGTCGCTTCCTCCCCCGAATTTTCGGTTGCATCGTGCAAAAGACACGATTCTATAAAATCATCTATCTCCCCGTCAAGTACCGCGTCAACTCCCGAGGACTCGAAATTGGTACGGTGATCCTTCACCATGCGATAGGGATGCAGAACGTACGATCTTATCTGGCTTCCCCAGCCGATTTCCTTTTTCGAGGAATTGAGTTCCTCTTCTTTTTGTCTTTCCTCCATCCTGCGCAGTTCATAGAGCCTCGCCTTGAGTATCTTCATGGCTCTCTCCCTGTTCTGGCGCTGCGACCTCTCGTTCTGGCAGCTGACCGCGACGCTGGTTGGCAGGTGCGTGATGCGGACAGCGGAATCTGTCTTGTTAACATGCTGTCCGCCCGCTCCGCTCGAGCGGTAAGTATCAATCCTGAGGTCCTTTTCCTCTATGTTCACCTCTATTGAATCATCTATCTCGGGAGAAACGAAAACCGAGGCGAATGACGTGTGCCTCCTTTTGTTCGAGTCAAAAGGGGATATCCTCACCAGCCTGT includes these proteins:
- the prfB gene encoding peptide chain release factor 2, whose protein sequence is EKLRSDMEDAACLLELAVGEDDQDSIEEAGSMLASLEARVNELEFARILGGPDDARNAIVSVNAGAGGTEAQDWAQMLLRMYLRYVERKGFSAELLETQDGEEAGIKSATILARGKFAFGYLKAETGVHRLVRISPFDSNKRRHTSFASVFVSPEIDDSIEVNIEEKDLRIDTYRSSGAGGQHVNKTDSAVRITHLPTSVAVSCQNERSQRQNRERAMKILKARLYELRRMEERQKEEELNSSKKEIGWGSQIRSYVLHPYRMVKDHRTNFESSGVDAVLDGEIDDFIESCLLHDATENSGEEAT